A DNA window from Betta splendens chromosome 6, fBetSpl5.4, whole genome shotgun sequence contains the following coding sequences:
- the LOC121202320 gene encoding NACHT, LRR and PYD domains-containing protein 14-like has protein sequence MKSNPSHLKYLNLSHNKLQDSGVKHLCRFLESRDCRLGTLRLSWCSLSEISCDSLGSALKSNPSHLKHLDLSDNKLQDSGVKHLCRCLESRDCQLETVRLHYCSLSEISWFYLSEALKCNPSLLTQLDLRGNVRDRYSVRLCYQEQCPDCRPLILRCIW, from the exons atgaagtccaacccgtcacatctgaaatATCTGAACCTGAGTCataacaagctgcaggattcaggagtgaagcatctgtgtcgttttctggagagtcgtgaCTGTCGACTGgggactctgag ATTGAGTtggtgcagtttgtcagagatcagctgtgattctctgggttcagctctgaagtccaacccgtcacatctgaaacatctggacctgagtgacaacaagctgcaggattcaggagtgaagcatctgtgtcgTTGTCTGGAGAGTCGTGACTGTCAACTGGAGACtgtgag attgcattactgcagtttgtcagagatcagctggtTTTATCTGAGCGAAGCTCTGAAGTGCAACCCGTCActtctgacacaactggacctgagaggAAACGTCCGGGATCGATATTCAGTGCGTCTTTGTTACCAGGAGCAGTGTCCAGACTGTCGACCGTTGATTCTaag gtgcATTTGGTGA